A single window of Halobacillus naozhouensis DNA harbors:
- a CDS encoding YdeI/OmpD-associated family protein, whose protein sequence is MTNSRMNPKVDEYLSKAKKWKEEYEQLRNIVLDCELTEEFKWMHPCYTFENKNIVLIHGFKEYCALLFHKGALLKDAHGVLIQQTENVQAPRQIRFTNVQEIVEMETILKAYIYEAIEVEKAGLEVKKNTEFTIPEELQNKFDEIPALKTAFEALTPGRQRAYILYFSKAKKSKTRESRVEKYMQHILNGKGLKD, encoded by the coding sequence ATGACAAATAGTAGAATGAATCCTAAGGTTGATGAATATTTAAGTAAAGCCAAAAAGTGGAAAGAAGAATATGAGCAGTTGAGAAATATCGTTCTTGACTGTGAACTGACCGAAGAATTTAAGTGGATGCATCCTTGTTACACGTTTGAGAATAAAAACATAGTTTTAATACATGGATTTAAAGAATATTGTGCGCTTCTGTTTCACAAAGGTGCCTTGTTAAAGGATGCTCATGGGGTTCTAATCCAACAAACGGAGAATGTACAGGCTCCGCGTCAAATTCGGTTCACTAATGTTCAAGAAATAGTTGAAATGGAAACCATCTTGAAAGCCTATATTTATGAGGCCATTGAAGTTGAAAAAGCCGGTTTAGAAGTGAAAAAGAATACTGAATTCACAATTCCTGAAGAATTGCAAAATAAATTCGATGAAATCCCTGCCTTGAAAACTGCTTTTGAGGCATTGACACCGGGACGGCAAAGAGCATACATTCTTTACTTTTCTAAAGCCAAAAAATCCAAAACTCGAGAGTCAAGGGTTGAAAAATATATGCAGCACATTCTCAATGGAAAGGGATTAAAGGATTAG
- a CDS encoding CBO0543 family protein translates to MQTSFVLFFIIVGLFFGVWKRWNELYPTLLFWIIGNLLYCTLLHNYRVWEFRPVGIDHLFLPTHTVIAIAITFLISPFVIVVYLGRFSKSILKKVCWIIVWSLTFQAVETIAYYNQSITHHYGWTLTWSFIFNIVTFSILPIHQWKPWVAWLLAALNISLLFIIFDPPIPK, encoded by the coding sequence ATGCAAACTTCATTTGTACTATTTTTTATAATAGTGGGATTATTTTTTGGAGTCTGGAAACGCTGGAATGAATTATATCCTACCCTTTTATTCTGGATTATTGGAAACCTGCTTTATTGTACCCTACTTCATAATTACAGGGTGTGGGAATTTCGCCCTGTTGGGATTGACCACCTTTTCCTCCCTACACATACGGTTATCGCTATTGCAATAACATTTTTGATCAGTCCTTTCGTCATTGTTGTGTATTTAGGAAGATTTTCTAAGTCAATATTGAAAAAAGTATGTTGGATAATCGTTTGGTCTCTGACTTTTCAAGCTGTTGAGACAATAGCTTATTATAACCAAAGTATTACACACCATTATGGCTGGACACTAACATGGTCTTTTATCTTCAATATAGTAACATTCTCTATATTACCTATTCATCAATGGAAACCTTGGGTTGCGTGGCTTTTAGCAGCATTAAATATTTCATTATTATTTATAATATTTGATCCTCCCATTCCCAAATAA
- a CDS encoding sensor histidine kinase produces the protein MSFLEYVKDKRYFVVLYLLIMSFVSLIMFLGFNQVNPFNKILYTNIICFVIASLYITIGYFYRRMFYQEIKNLIESNQEETMARMPDGQNNEQKLIFNLLKKNHKEHVKHLETLYDQKLDQQEFIISWIHEVKIPIAASRLLMENCEDKTTNFLIDKFEDELHKIDGYIEQALYYSRIDSFSKDYFISEVSTNQLIKNSVKKYAKLFINKGIHFEMDDTEQFVQSDKKWFGFIIDQLFANALKYTDEDGTIAVLFEEDSNEKRLLIQDNGIGIKPEDINRVFEKGFTGATGRNYAKSTGMGLYLAKQLANKLGHNITIGSEENEYTKVTIHFPKIQNYYQL, from the coding sequence GTGAGTTTCTTAGAATATGTAAAAGATAAACGTTATTTCGTCGTACTTTACCTCCTCATTATGTCATTCGTATCGCTAATTATGTTCCTTGGTTTTAATCAAGTAAATCCGTTTAACAAAATCCTGTACACCAATATTATTTGCTTCGTCATTGCAAGCCTGTACATTACCATTGGCTATTTCTATCGAAGGATGTTCTACCAGGAAATTAAGAATCTGATTGAAAGTAATCAGGAAGAAACGATGGCCAGAATGCCCGATGGCCAGAATAACGAACAGAAGCTAATCTTCAACCTTTTGAAAAAAAACCATAAGGAGCACGTTAAACATTTAGAAACTTTATACGATCAAAAACTCGATCAACAGGAATTTATTATATCGTGGATCCATGAAGTGAAAATCCCAATCGCGGCAAGCCGCCTACTAATGGAAAACTGCGAAGATAAGACGACAAATTTTTTAATCGATAAATTTGAGGATGAGCTCCATAAAATTGATGGTTACATCGAACAAGCACTTTACTACTCTCGTATTGATTCATTCTCTAAAGACTATTTTATATCTGAGGTTAGCACCAACCAACTTATCAAAAACAGTGTAAAAAAATACGCGAAACTATTTATAAATAAAGGGATTCATTTTGAAATGGATGACACGGAACAATTTGTCCAAAGTGATAAAAAATGGTTTGGATTCATTATTGATCAATTATTTGCTAATGCCCTAAAGTACACAGATGAGGATGGTACTATTGCCGTTCTATTTGAAGAAGACAGCAATGAAAAGCGACTTCTAATTCAGGATAATGGAATTGGTATTAAGCCAGAAGATATAAATCGTGTATTTGAAAAAGGCTTTACCGGAGCTACCGGAAGAAACTATGCTAAATCCACCGGGATGGGGTTATATCTCGCTAAACAATTGGCGAATAAATTAGGCCATAACATCACGATTGGATCGGAAGAGAATGAATATACAAAGGTTACGATTCACTTTCCAAAAATCCAAAATTACTATCAGCTTTAA
- a CDS encoding response regulator transcription factor, with product MKIMIVEDEPTIRDMLGETIEKWGLKVVKLEAFDRILGEFLIEKPELLLLDINLPSFDGFYWCDKIREVSKAPIIFISSRNTPMDMIMAMNMGGDDFIQKPFDTDVLMAKVNALLRRSYSYTDTQSNVLEHDGIVLDLKDWDVHCADKKAELTKTEFIILKLLIQNKGKIVSRNKIMRTLWKDENFVDDNTLTVNVNRLRKKLAILSKENFITTKKGEGYVIQ from the coding sequence ATGAAAATTATGATCGTAGAAGATGAACCAACGATTAGAGATATGCTTGGAGAAACAATAGAGAAATGGGGATTGAAAGTAGTTAAATTAGAAGCCTTTGATAGGATATTGGGGGAATTTTTAATTGAAAAGCCAGAACTTCTTTTATTAGATATTAATCTTCCCTCTTTTGACGGATTTTACTGGTGTGACAAAATAAGAGAAGTTTCAAAAGCACCTATTATATTCATTTCCTCTCGTAATACACCAATGGATATGATTATGGCAATGAATATGGGCGGGGATGATTTTATTCAAAAGCCATTTGATACGGACGTATTAATGGCCAAAGTCAACGCTCTCTTGCGCAGATCTTATTCGTACACGGACACACAGTCAAACGTACTCGAGCATGATGGAATTGTCTTAGATTTAAAGGATTGGGATGTCCATTGCGCGGATAAAAAAGCAGAACTGACAAAAACGGAATTCATTATTTTAAAACTCCTTATCCAGAATAAAGGAAAAATTGTCAGTCGAAATAAGATCATGCGAACACTTTGGAAAGATGAAAATTTTGTAGATGATAATACATTAACTGTAAATGTTAATCGATTACGTAAGAAATTAGCCATCCTTAGCAAAGAAAACTTCATTACCACCAAAAAAGGCGAAGGATATGTCATCCAGTGA
- a CDS encoding ABC transporter ATP-binding protein has product MKTIVDAKRVKKVYGAKGNVFSALDEIDLTVKQGEFVGIMGPSGAGKSTLLNILATIDEATSGDISIDGTNIINMSEEQLSTCRRDKLGFIFQDYNLLDTLTVKENIILPLALAKMNTKELESQVNVVANKFGIGSILEKKPYQISGGQKQRTAAVRAIVSKPSLILADEPTGALDSKSATDLLESLKSLSEEDQATILLVTHDAYAASYCQRVLFIKDGKLFTELVKGKESRKDYFNKVLDVLSALGGGADDII; this is encoded by the coding sequence ATGAAAACGATAGTAGATGCAAAACGAGTTAAGAAAGTATATGGAGCAAAGGGAAATGTGTTTTCCGCCTTGGATGAGATCGATTTAACTGTAAAACAAGGTGAATTTGTTGGGATTATGGGTCCTTCTGGTGCTGGGAAGTCGACACTTCTAAATATATTGGCAACGATTGATGAAGCGACATCTGGTGATATTTCGATTGATGGGACAAATATCATCAACATGAGTGAGGAACAATTGTCTACTTGCAGAAGGGATAAACTGGGGTTCATTTTCCAGGATTATAACCTGTTAGATACCTTAACGGTAAAAGAAAATATAATCCTGCCCCTTGCATTAGCAAAAATGAATACGAAAGAATTGGAAAGCCAAGTAAACGTGGTGGCAAATAAATTTGGTATTGGTTCTATTTTAGAAAAAAAACCCTACCAGATATCAGGAGGACAAAAACAACGAACAGCGGCCGTTCGTGCAATTGTTTCCAAACCTAGTCTGATCCTTGCTGATGAGCCTACAGGTGCGTTAGATTCCAAGTCGGCAACAGATTTGTTGGAAAGTTTGAAATCGCTAAGCGAAGAGGATCAAGCAACCATTTTATTGGTAACACATGACGCATACGCAGCGAGCTATTGCCAGCGTGTCTTATTTATAAAAGATGGCAAACTTTTTACGGAACTTGTAAAAGGCAAGGAATCCCGCAAAGATTACTTCAACAAAGTGTTAGATGTATTGTCTGCGCTCGGGGGTGGGGCAGATGACATTATTTAG
- a CDS encoding ABC transporter permease: MTLFSLASKNIKGNFSNYLVYFISLVFSIVIYYTFVSLQYSEKIQESMELSDTMSFMFMVSAVILILFVAVFILYSNSFFTRQRKKEVGLYSILGLPKKTIGKMLFYENLIMGLIALVIGVLLGTLLSKLFSMILANLMGSTAVIDFSVSIQAIIQTVIVFMVIILFTSIQGYRLIYRFKLIELFHAAKQGEREPKASFVSTILAVILLAGSYWLILRPFPAEFTLDYLIKNYGVALVALIIGTHLFFSSVTVYLLKLSKRNKSRYYKGTRLIETSQLLHRIRGNARTFTVIALLSAATITFFGATYSGYYGNEKNSKEVVPFSYAHLSKGQEFDSKVKNIILDDKSHPIKAQLEIPLIEVKGELLFSLDYKFNPTKIISETTFNRVSKALDREQTVTLSGNQAAVIQPRFTEFTDSTFQGKEITLKLPQGDRNLTFVNVVKGNVLPFDFPDFYVVVSDDTFVELAKQKEALTYKAYEVEGEKTTEATSKKVAKLIGRNFQSSSSFYTEYKEGKEGNALMLFILGFLGLVFLAATGSIIYFKQLTEANEAKGNYEILRKIGVGKKDIRKSIHKQTFFVFVLPLTVGILHGSIILHFTTNFISDLIGANIIVPILTAMAAFVIIYLGYYVLTVNTYNKIVNK; the protein is encoded by the coding sequence ATGACATTATTTAGTTTAGCGAGCAAAAACATTAAAGGGAATTTCAGTAATTACTTGGTTTATTTTATTTCGCTTGTTTTCAGCATCGTCATTTATTACACGTTTGTTTCGTTGCAGTATAGTGAAAAAATACAAGAAAGCATGGAACTGTCTGATACTATGAGCTTCATGTTTATGGTATCAGCTGTAATATTGATTCTATTTGTAGCTGTCTTCATTTTATACTCGAATTCATTCTTTACAAGACAGAGGAAGAAAGAAGTCGGATTGTATTCCATACTTGGTTTACCTAAGAAGACAATTGGGAAAATGTTGTTTTATGAAAATTTAATTATGGGACTAATTGCATTAGTAATTGGGGTCCTTCTAGGAACATTATTATCCAAACTGTTTTCTATGATATTGGCCAATCTAATGGGTTCCACTGCTGTAATAGATTTCAGCGTATCGATCCAGGCAATTATCCAAACGGTCATTGTATTTATGGTAATTATTTTATTTACCTCCATTCAAGGTTATAGATTGATTTACCGTTTTAAATTAATTGAGTTATTCCACGCTGCGAAACAAGGGGAGAGGGAACCAAAGGCCTCATTTGTTTCAACTATACTGGCAGTTATCCTGCTTGCAGGTAGTTACTGGCTCATATTAAGACCGTTTCCTGCTGAATTTACGTTAGATTATTTAATAAAAAATTATGGAGTCGCCTTAGTTGCTCTTATAATTGGAACCCATTTATTTTTCAGCTCTGTGACTGTTTATTTATTAAAGCTATCTAAACGGAATAAGTCACGTTATTACAAAGGAACTCGATTAATTGAGACTTCCCAGTTGCTGCATCGTATCAGAGGAAATGCGCGTACATTCACGGTGATAGCGTTATTGAGTGCCGCAACAATCACCTTCTTCGGCGCAACATATAGCGGATATTATGGCAATGAAAAGAATTCTAAAGAAGTTGTTCCATTTAGCTATGCACACTTGTCAAAAGGACAGGAGTTTGATTCCAAAGTAAAAAATATTATTCTAGATGATAAGAGTCATCCTATAAAAGCACAGCTTGAAATTCCTCTTATTGAAGTAAAGGGAGAGCTTTTGTTTTCATTAGATTATAAATTTAATCCTACTAAAATAATCTCTGAGACTACATTTAATCGAGTATCAAAGGCACTGGATAGAGAACAAACGGTAACACTGTCGGGAAATCAAGCGGCAGTAATCCAACCAAGGTTTACGGAATTTACGGATTCGACCTTTCAGGGAAAAGAAATAACGTTAAAATTGCCTCAGGGCGACCGAAACCTAACGTTTGTCAATGTGGTTAAAGGCAATGTTTTACCATTCGATTTTCCTGATTTCTATGTGGTGGTTAGCGATGACACGTTTGTCGAACTTGCCAAACAAAAGGAAGCTTTAACCTATAAGGCTTATGAAGTGGAAGGTGAGAAAACTACAGAAGCGACATCTAAAAAGGTAGCGAAACTGATCGGGAGAAATTTTCAATCATCATCCTCCTTCTACACGGAGTATAAAGAAGGAAAAGAAGGGAACGCATTGATGCTTTTTATTCTTGGATTTCTGGGTCTTGTGTTCTTAGCGGCAACTGGAAGTATCATTTATTTTAAACAACTGACGGAAGCTAATGAAGCCAAGGGTAATTATGAGATTCTGCGGAAGATTGGTGTCGGAAAAAAAGATATTCGTAAGTCAATCCATAAGCAGACATTCTTTGTGTTCGTGTTGCCTTTAACAGTAGGTATCTTGCATGGTAGTATCATCCTGCATTTTACTACCAATTTTATCTCAGATCTTATAGGTGCTAACATTATTGTTCCAATCCTAACGGCCATGGCAGCCTTTGTCATCATCTATTTAGGCTATTATGTGTTGACAGTTAATACGTACAATAAAATTGTGAATAAGTAA
- a CDS encoding LysR family transcriptional regulator has protein sequence MKLQMLEYFLTVTKEKSISKAANKLFVSQPALSKQIRKLEEILGFSLFIRSSNGMSLTSKGENLYNDLEPLIHKLQYQLEKHMKDKVIRMGSDPLLASYYFPEYIEQINPFKIQLTKIKDDTLDLIPLLESGEIDAAIIQDHPNQKGLHSTFLFSDEFYAAVPINHHFARLESISVTDCFKFTQMLPPSFTPLYQKIKMLMDKNTIHLPEIIEIPYHALIGFVAQGYGISYLPSIMVEKIDYKGVAFIPLQDTPIKREMYLYALDKDTLKTLKLGFDK, from the coding sequence ATGAAATTGCAAATGTTGGAGTATTTTTTAACAGTTACAAAGGAAAAAAGCATTTCAAAGGCTGCTAATAAACTATTTGTTTCTCAACCTGCGTTAAGTAAACAAATTAGGAAGTTAGAAGAAATATTAGGTTTCTCACTTTTTATACGTTCGTCAAATGGAATGAGCTTAACGAGCAAAGGTGAAAATCTATACAATGATTTAGAACCACTTATCCATAAGTTGCAGTATCAACTTGAAAAACATATGAAGGATAAGGTGATTCGAATGGGTAGTGATCCCTTGTTGGCTTCTTATTACTTTCCAGAATATATTGAACAAATAAATCCCTTTAAAATACAACTTACAAAAATTAAAGATGACACATTAGACTTAATACCCTTACTTGAGTCTGGTGAAATAGATGCTGCTATTATTCAAGACCATCCGAATCAAAAAGGACTACATTCGACCTTTTTATTTAGTGACGAGTTTTATGCCGCTGTACCTATTAATCACCACTTTGCAAGGCTGGAGAGTATTTCTGTTACAGACTGTTTTAAATTCACACAAATGTTGCCGCCTTCATTTACACCCTTGTACCAGAAAATTAAAATGTTAATGGATAAAAACACTATACATTTGCCTGAAATCATTGAAATTCCTTACCATGCTCTTATTGGTTTTGTGGCTCAAGGCTATGGTATTTCTTATCTTCCGTCCATTATGGTTGAAAAAATTGATTATAAAGGTGTTGCCTTTATACCGTTACAAGATACCCCGATTAAGCGTGAAATGTATTTATATGCCCTTGATAAAGATACTTTAAAAACATTGAAGCTTGGGTTCGATAAATAA